The region GATATTACCTCCTTAAAATCATATTGAAACTCTTTGACGGTAGAAATTGCCACAGTAGCAGCCTCATCATAAGGGTATCTGAAATATGCAACTAGCATTAAACATACAAAAACAAATGAAAGTGAAAATTAACTTGTTAGGTTTTGGAACAAATTGGTGGGTATATATTGTTACCCATGGACACCGCAAGATATGGCTGGGAATGCTATATACTGAATATTGTTCTCTTTTGCAATCCTCAGAGAGTTCCTGAAATTTTAAAACGATGAGTATAAACCAAAAGATCTAAAAAGTAAGAAGAGTAAAAAGAACTCTACCGGTAAGCACTTGCCAGTGAGGCAGCAGGGTTACTATCAACATTGTAGATTGGTCCAACAGTATGAATAACATGAGAAGCCGGCAGCATAAAACCTCTGCACATGGCCAAGTAAGATAAGTTTCTGCAATGGCTTTATAGGTTGACAAGTAAAAAAAGTATAAGAACTGACGGTGTGATAAATGCTTCCCCGGTTGGGCAGCGAACTCCGGGCAAGACTTCCGGAACATTTTTGCATGCTCTGAGAAGATCCAAACCTGCAGCATTGTGTATGGCTGAAACCAAAACCAGTAGAAAACATATCTCATTAACACAAGCTCAATAATATTACATAGCGCCAGCATTGTTCTAAATTTGCACCCACCTTGAGCACACACTATCTTAGTCTTTGGAGTTACATCTTTATCTTCAACCATTCCCTTATTTGCAGGATTTACCTGTGtgttcatatatatatatattaatccTTAGAGTTATAATTGTAAGAAAATATGAATCCTTAGAGTAAAAATTTTACATACGATTGCGTCCGTGGAACCATCGATGAACCATTTGGAGATATCTCCTATCTGAATGATTAAAGAGTTTGTTGAAGATAACTGAAACCGAACTACGCTGCTGGAACTCGAAGTCCTCTTGGCTGAAAGGTTCATTCTCAGTTTGGAAGTGGAAGTCCTAGCTGAATGTTGAGTTGTTATATTAATGAGGTATTGATAACCCAATGCTACAGTTACTATTCATCCTGCACCCCCCGGTAAGATAACGTGTTGTAAGTGACCCACCACTCCGCAGTCAATAATATCTAAATGTAAGTGACCCACCACTCCGCAGTCAATAATTTCTAAACGACAGGATCTGATTAATATATGGGGTTACCACAGCTCCATAAATGGTGGGGCAGGAATGGGCTAACTAACAAATTTACAATTATAGCAagttattttaaaaatatatattacTTATTCTGTATCAAAATACCGAAAACTGACACGTGCTAACCATGATTCCTAAATATAGTAATAAAAATGTTATGTCAAAAACATGTCCTACGTATAAGAGAGGTGTCACACTAGAACATGTTCTTATGAATGTGTTTGCATCTCTCTTCTGCATCActttttttattattatagtGAAGTGTTATTGTCCAATGTAACAAGGTGAAACTCATCTAAGTAGTGCTCTTAATTTCATGCATTTTAGATGCGCTCTTCCAAATTTCAAGCATCTAAGTTGTACAATAACTTACGCGAacttttgtttttatttttttataaaaaaaacaaaaaaattatgTTCTAAATTATAAGATATTTTAAAATTTCACACGAATTAATAAACGTAATTAATATTGTATGAGAAAGATAAAATATTTATgattttatattattttatttatttattatagataaaagagaaattttaaatattgaaagaaaaaaaaataatacatatattgaaaaaatatcattaatGTTATATTGGAATTacaaaataatttataatttgacttaaaaaaaaaattcaaagtgATTTATAATTTAGGACATAATAAATAATATATGTATGTGTTTTCTTTTAAAAAATGATATATATTGAAAGATATATAATATTAGAAAGTCTCTCATAGAAGAGACATCACAAACACTACAACTTCTGTAATATAAAAAAGACATTGCAACTATATAAACAAACCAACACCCACACTCATTAGGTTACTTCATGGTCATTCTCCGAATATGCTAGATATCGATTCCAACAACTGTGCTCCTTAACTTTTTGCTATAGATCCTTGATGTATCTCAGTTTAAGAATTATTTTATGTCCTCCACTACgttgaattgtaattctttgTGTTGAAGCAGGTTGTTCGACAGAACAAGaaagtgtcgaatcacctagtgtgtcgagttgtattagtgtgtcaaagcatgttgtttcacacaggatttcgacttaggctaatttttagtagtgttaactattttggacttttatagttttgcGTTTTGACTTAGGGAGTAAGCTAACCTAactctataaatagagggagtaacccttattcttgtatGAAGAGAATAAAGAAC is a window of Lathyrus oleraceus cultivar Zhongwan6 chromosome 6, CAAS_Psat_ZW6_1.0, whole genome shotgun sequence DNA encoding:
- the LOC127097383 gene encoding uncharacterized protein LOC127097383, with protein sequence MNLSAKRTSSSSSVVRFQLSSTNSLIIQIGDISKWFIDGSTDAIVNPANKGMVEDKDVTPKTKIVCAQAIHNAAGLDLLRACKNVPEVLPGVRCPTGEAFITPGFMLPASHVIHTVGPIYNVDSNPAASLASAYRNSLRIAKENNIQYIAFPAISCGVHGYPYDEAATVAISTVKEFQYDFKEVHFVLFASDICDIWLNKSDELLKD